In Psychrobacter ciconiae, the following are encoded in one genomic region:
- the dapD gene encoding 2,3,4,5-tetrahydropyridine-2,6-dicarboxylate N-succinyltransferase — translation MSLQLQQIIDTAFENRAEFSPSTMPQDIRDAIEQVLEMLDNGSLRVAEKKDGAWGVNEWAKKAVLLSFRLHDNYVMPAGDHLQYYDRVPTKFADWSAEQFKSAGVRVVPPAVVRKGAYISAGAVLMPSYVNIGAFIDQGAMVDTWATVGSCAQIGKNVHLSGGVGIGGVLEPLQANPTIIEDNCFIGARSEIVEGVIVEEGSVISMGVYIGQSTRIYDRETGEIHYGRVPAGSVVVSGSLPAKDGSHSLYAAIIVKKVDAKTRAKTAVNELLRLD, via the coding sequence ATGTCATTACAATTACAACAAATTATCGATACGGCATTTGAAAATCGTGCCGAGTTTAGCCCAAGCACGATGCCGCAAGATATCCGAGACGCCATTGAGCAAGTGCTCGAAATGCTGGATAATGGCAGCCTTCGCGTTGCCGAAAAAAAAGACGGCGCTTGGGGGGTTAACGAATGGGCAAAAAAAGCGGTACTGCTTTCGTTTCGCTTGCATGACAACTACGTCATGCCCGCAGGCGACCACCTTCAATATTACGACCGTGTGCCGACCAAATTTGCCGACTGGTCAGCAGAGCAATTTAAAAGCGCCGGCGTTCGCGTGGTTCCGCCTGCCGTTGTCCGCAAAGGCGCTTACATTTCAGCAGGGGCGGTACTTATGCCCTCTTACGTCAATATCGGCGCGTTTATTGACCAAGGGGCGATGGTGGATACGTGGGCGACCGTCGGCTCATGCGCCCAAATCGGCAAAAATGTTCACCTGTCTGGTGGCGTTGGCATCGGCGGTGTTTTAGAGCCTTTGCAAGCTAACCCGACCATCATTGAGGACAACTGCTTTATCGGCGCGCGCTCCGAGATCGTTGAAGGCGTTATCGTTGAGGAAGGCTCAGTGATTTCGATGGGCGTTTATATCGGTCAATCCACGCGCATTTATGACCGCGAAACGGGCGAGATTCATTACGGCCGTGTGCCGGCAGGCTCAGTCGTCGTTTCTGGAAGCCTTCCTGCAAAAGATGGTAGCCACAGCTTGTATGCCGCGATTATTGTTAAAAAGGTTGACGCCAAAACCCGAGCCAAAACTGCCGTTAATGAGCTGTTGCGATTGGATTGA
- a CDS encoding alpha/beta fold hydrolase, producing the protein MTTNAPITSSDQAHQLYHTFYDPESTVKATLLIVHGMADHSGRYQRFAQFLADNGIAVATYDQLGHGRTIKSREELGFFALQHPVQSLLKDVIIMADRLKSRHPNVPHFVFGHSMGSFIVRTVMKHHAQDFAGAILMGSADSSLISKVMLPLNSVLAKAAPKKPNLLFADVMNELLNRKLGRKITTSKFAWLSENPKNIKNYEADPLTGFAFTNNGFLTLFALMQAGLNKNWAATIRKDFPMLFVSGENDPVGNMGRDINRVVKRLQKQGFSHIDKRLFPNMRHEPLHEQHFEVVYHDILKWLMMIINEK; encoded by the coding sequence GTGACGACCAACGCCCCCATTACTTCATCAGACCAAGCCCATCAGCTTTATCATACCTTTTATGACCCAGAATCAACGGTCAAAGCCACCTTGCTCATTGTCCACGGCATGGCAGACCACAGCGGTCGCTATCAACGATTTGCACAGTTTTTGGCAGACAATGGCATTGCGGTTGCCACTTACGACCAATTAGGTCACGGCAGAACGATTAAATCACGTGAGGAGCTTGGCTTTTTTGCCTTGCAGCATCCTGTGCAGTCACTCCTAAAAGACGTCATCATCATGGCAGACAGATTAAAATCGCGTCATCCCAATGTGCCGCATTTTGTTTTTGGGCACTCGATGGGGTCATTTATCGTTCGTACGGTGATGAAGCACCACGCTCAGGATTTTGCAGGGGCGATTTTGATGGGCAGCGCCGACAGCAGCTTGATATCTAAAGTGATGTTGCCACTCAACAGCGTTCTTGCGAAAGCGGCACCGAAGAAACCAAACTTGCTTTTTGCTGATGTGATGAATGAGCTGCTCAACCGCAAGCTTGGTCGCAAAATTACGACGTCCAAATTTGCGTGGCTGAGCGAAAACCCCAAAAATATCAAAAACTACGAAGCCGACCCGCTAACCGGATTTGCCTTTACCAACAATGGCTTTTTAACCTTATTTGCCTTAATGCAAGCAGGACTGAATAAAAACTGGGCGGCAACGATTCGTAAAGACTTCCCCATGCTGTTTGTCAGCGGTGAAAACGACCCTGTCGGCAACATGGGTCGCGATATCAATCGCGTGGTGAAACGACTGCAAAAACAAGGCTTTAGCCATATTGATAAGCGCTTATTCCCAAATATGCGCCACGAGCCGCTTCATGAGCAGCATTTTGAGGTCGTTTATCATGATATCTTAAAGTGGCTTATGATGATTATTAACGAAAAATAA
- a CDS encoding multidrug resistance efflux transporter family protein, which translates to MVKLILLGLLAGALFSSTFILNELMSGAGGHWFWSASLRYVFMWLMLTVIISIQHGFGRIKALTAIFFEHWQFWCIAGTIGFGLFYTGICYAGDHVAGWVVAATFMFTVVTSLLVLVAFGQRFAKKFIAYAVLVFIGVAMVNISEGLRASEALEAAAPMSEMLLLGALPALIAAFCYPIGNQLVWQVSYNSRKHSRELQEACGAATNTNAAAQINTPAKKPLPTSPLARLIAKVPSIDTDLLQNAFNKVWLMTLGSLPFWIILGLIVRPDAPSPSQMFNTLLVALLAGVGATSIFFFARERAVTSSEVAGVDSTQASEVVFALIGGIILLNNALPSAMGILGIGLIIIGLILFAKNG; encoded by the coding sequence ATGGTCAAACTGATTTTATTAGGACTGTTAGCCGGAGCGCTGTTTAGCTCGACTTTTATTTTAAATGAGCTGATGAGCGGTGCAGGTGGTCATTGGTTTTGGTCGGCAAGCCTACGCTACGTGTTTATGTGGTTGATGCTCACCGTCATTATCAGCATTCAGCATGGTTTTGGTCGTATTAAAGCCTTAACTGCTATTTTTTTTGAGCATTGGCAATTTTGGTGCATTGCAGGAACGATAGGCTTCGGGCTGTTTTACACGGGCATTTGCTACGCTGGCGACCATGTTGCCGGTTGGGTGGTTGCCGCGACGTTTATGTTTACCGTGGTGACAAGCCTTTTGGTATTGGTCGCGTTTGGTCAAAGATTTGCCAAAAAATTTATTGCTTACGCCGTTCTTGTGTTTATCGGCGTTGCCATGGTCAATATCAGTGAAGGACTTCGCGCCTCAGAGGCGCTTGAGGCTGCCGCGCCCATGAGTGAGATGCTGCTGCTAGGCGCACTGCCAGCGCTGATTGCTGCATTTTGCTACCCGATTGGCAATCAGTTGGTTTGGCAGGTGTCTTATAATTCGCGAAAACATAGCCGAGAGTTGCAAGAAGCTTGCGGCGCGGCAACGAATACTAACGCGGCGGCTCAAATCAATACTCCCGCCAAAAAACCCTTACCAACGTCGCCGCTTGCCCGCCTTATTGCCAAAGTCCCGAGCATCGACACCGACCTTTTGCAAAACGCCTTTAACAAGGTTTGGCTGATGACGCTTGGCAGCTTGCCGTTTTGGATAATTTTAGGGCTTATCGTTCGTCCCGACGCGCCAAGCCCCTCGCAGATGTTTAATACCTTGCTGGTGGCGCTGCTAGCAGGCGTTGGCGCGACCAGTATTTTTTTCTTTGCCCGTGAGCGCGCGGTAACCTCAAGCGAGGTTGCTGGCGTCGATTCCACCCAAGCCAGCGAGGTGGTATTTGCGCTGATCGGCGGCATTATTTTATTAAATAACGCCCTACCGTCAGCCATGGGCATTTTGGGGATTGGACTGATCATCATTGGTCTTATTTTGTTTGCTAAAAACGGTTAG
- the lipA gene encoding lipoyl synthase encodes MTSLAVQTHVPAPKPKPKKAIQGEKLRGYDKVAKIPIKIIPTVEAKKKPDWIRVKMSSPAEVTRIKETLREQRLYTVCEEAACPNLPQCFGDGTATFMIMGDICTRRCPFCDVAHGRPNNLDPDEPRHTAETILGLGLKYAVITSVDRDDLKDGGAAHFVEVINESKALSPNCLIEILVPDFRGRMDIALDLLTETPPDVFNHNIETVPRLYKAFRPGSDYQHSLDLLKIYKARRPDIATKCGFMVGLGETEEEVYALLDDLKAHDVDMITIGQYLQPSKNHAPVERYVHPDEFQRYMDYGKKIGFFSIWAGPMVRSSYFADRQYYGEECPAPIRSKKALEAESKLGC; translated from the coding sequence ATGACTTCATTAGCTGTTCAAACGCATGTCCCTGCCCCAAAGCCAAAACCCAAAAAAGCCATCCAAGGCGAAAAGCTGCGCGGCTATGACAAAGTTGCCAAGATTCCTATTAAGATTATCCCAACCGTTGAGGCGAAAAAAAAGCCAGATTGGATTCGGGTAAAAATGTCATCGCCCGCTGAGGTCACGCGCATCAAAGAAACGCTTCGCGAGCAGCGCCTTTATACCGTTTGCGAAGAAGCCGCTTGCCCAAACTTGCCGCAGTGCTTTGGTGATGGTACGGCGACCTTTATGATTATGGGTGACATTTGTACCCGCCGCTGCCCGTTTTGTGATGTCGCTCACGGTCGCCCAAACAACCTTGACCCTGACGAGCCACGCCACACTGCTGAGACCATTTTAGGGCTTGGACTAAAATATGCGGTGATTACCTCCGTTGACCGTGACGACTTAAAAGACGGCGGCGCGGCGCACTTTGTTGAGGTGATTAACGAGTCAAAAGCCTTAAGCCCTAACTGCTTAATTGAAATCTTGGTTCCGGATTTTCGCGGTCGCATGGACATTGCCCTTGATTTATTGACCGAGACGCCGCCGGACGTGTTTAACCACAACATCGAAACGGTGCCGCGCCTTTATAAGGCCTTCCGCCCCGGCTCGGATTATCAACACTCGCTTGATTTATTAAAAATCTACAAAGCGCGCCGCCCTGATATCGCCACCAAATGCGGCTTTATGGTGGGTTTGGGTGAGACTGAAGAAGAAGTTTATGCCCTGCTTGACGACCTAAAAGCGCATGACGTTGATATGATTACCATTGGTCAATATTTGCAGCCAAGCAAAAACCACGCCCCCGTTGAGCGTTACGTTCATCCGGACGAGTTTCAGCGCTATATGGACTACGGCAAAAAGATTGGCTTTTTTAGCATTTGGGCAGGTCCTATGGTGCGCTCAAGCTACTTTGCTGACCGTCAATATTATGGCGAGGAGTGCCCAGCACCCATTCGCAGTAAAAAAGCGCTCGAAGCTGAAAGCAAATTAGGCTGCTAA
- the recJ gene encoding single-stranded-DNA-specific exonuclease RecJ: MLTLTPRFSADLALPDALQPIAERSLTLARLYASRDITAPTDLETSLAALLPAEDLLGIDDAVSLLDTAIDNQQKILIVGDFDCDGATSTALMIRVLREMGASVDFIVPDRFKYGYGLTPEIVDLAVELHRPELIVTVDNGISSTAGVARAHDAGVKVIITDHHLTTKATPDAEAVVNPNQLGCPFQSKALVGVGVAFYVLGRLAKLRRDAQKSTAQVSKYLDLVALGTVADVGVLDKNNRILVQHGLNAIRQKRCCLGILALLEQAGRAPEKLQAQDFGFILGPRINAAGRIEHMRIGIECLLADDWQTAQQLAFELDTLNRTRRQIEGKMREEAALIVEALDGQDSKSKSDNSEGNDSESKSHPKTQSNSNRSLILYQPNWHQGVIGIVAGRLKERYYLPSIVFAPADVNKTAADDLIKGSARSIDGIHIRDVIENVAESHPELISHFGGHAMAAGLTIQRKNFDAFADVFNEAMNAIDDSIFTPQTLTDGKLLPQDFSLSFADFINNASIWGHGFAKPVFDGVFEVLNFKVLKDKHLKLNLRYPEVQYPIEAIYFNYDSEVWDYRAQRVHLLFELDINEWRGNQSLQLIVRDLAVVSCG, translated from the coding sequence ATGCTAACTTTAACTCCCCGATTTAGCGCCGATTTGGCGCTTCCCGATGCTTTGCAGCCTATTGCTGAGCGCTCGCTGACCCTTGCGCGACTTTATGCCAGCCGCGATATTACCGCCCCTACCGATTTGGAAACCTCGCTTGCCGCGCTGCTTCCTGCTGAGGACTTGCTAGGTATAGATGACGCGGTAAGCCTTTTAGATACCGCCATTGATAATCAGCAAAAAATCCTTATCGTTGGTGATTTTGACTGTGATGGTGCGACTAGTACCGCGCTTATGATTCGCGTTTTGCGGGAAATGGGCGCATCAGTTGATTTTATCGTCCCTGACCGCTTTAAATATGGCTATGGCTTGACTCCTGAGATTGTTGATTTGGCGGTTGAGCTTCATCGACCTGAATTAATCGTCACCGTGGATAATGGCATTTCAAGCACGGCAGGCGTTGCTCGCGCTCATGATGCGGGCGTCAAAGTCATCATCACTGACCATCATTTAACCACCAAAGCCACGCCTGATGCCGAAGCGGTCGTCAACCCCAATCAGCTTGGTTGCCCATTTCAAAGTAAAGCTTTGGTTGGCGTTGGGGTGGCGTTTTATGTGCTTGGGCGCTTGGCAAAGCTTCGCCGTGATGCCCAAAAATCAACGGCGCAAGTCAGCAAGTATTTAGATTTGGTTGCCCTTGGGACAGTTGCGGATGTGGGCGTTTTGGACAAAAACAACCGTATTTTGGTACAGCATGGTCTCAATGCCATCCGCCAAAAGCGCTGCTGCTTGGGGATTTTAGCCCTTCTTGAGCAGGCAGGTCGCGCCCCTGAAAAATTGCAAGCTCAGGATTTTGGCTTTATTTTAGGACCTAGAATCAACGCGGCAGGTCGCATTGAGCACATGCGAATCGGCATTGAATGCTTACTGGCCGATGATTGGCAAACCGCGCAACAGCTTGCCTTTGAGCTTGACACCCTAAATCGAACGCGGCGGCAAATCGAAGGCAAGATGCGCGAGGAAGCTGCGCTGATAGTCGAGGCGCTTGATGGTCAAGATTCAAAATCTAAAAGTGATAACTCTGAAGGTAATGATTCTGAAAGTAAGAGTCACCCTAAAACGCAATCCAATAGCAATCGCAGCTTAATTTTATACCAACCCAACTGGCATCAAGGGGTGATTGGCATTGTCGCAGGGCGCTTAAAAGAGCGTTATTATTTGCCAAGTATCGTATTTGCGCCGGCGGACGTGAATAAAACAGCAGCAGATGATTTAATCAAAGGCTCGGCGCGATCCATTGACGGCATTCATATTCGCGATGTCATTGAAAACGTGGCTGAAAGCCATCCAGAGCTGATTAGCCATTTTGGCGGTCATGCGATGGCAGCAGGATTGACCATTCAGCGTAAAAACTTTGATGCGTTTGCCGACGTGTTTAATGAGGCAATGAATGCTATTGACGATAGCATTTTTACCCCGCAAACTTTGACTGATGGCAAGCTATTGCCGCAGGATTTTAGTTTGTCATTTGCTGACTTTATCAATAACGCCAGCATTTGGGGTCATGGTTTTGCCAAGCCAGTATTTGATGGCGTTTTCGAGGTGCTTAATTTTAAAGTCTTAAAAGACAAGCATTTAAAGCTTAATTTGCGCTACCCTGAGGTTCAATATCCCATTGAGGCAATTTATTTTAACTATGACAGTGAAGTTTGGGATTACCGCGCGCAACGAGTTCATTTATTGTTTGAATTGGATATTAATGAATGGCGTGGCAACCAAAGCTTGCAGTTAATTGTTCGTGATTTGGCAGTGGTAAGCTGTGGTTAA
- a CDS encoding trimeric intracellular cation channel family protein: protein MIPIHFASQLPAALTPDFMMRFEPTSFMFWLEMFGIFACSVSGTVLAKHHKFDMFGCILVAMITAISGPTARDIILDRYPLFWMVNMNYLVIITVTSIGFQMFCNPKARHVEPLLKLFDGLALAIFTLIGIQVAQEMGANIPICILMGVLNILFGGVIRDMLCNEIPLVLQREIYITAAIVGGVVYFAMQGLGITNWVTEATTMLIIFVIRMLAVHYDWRFPDISLVKRPQV from the coding sequence ATGATTCCCATTCATTTTGCCTCGCAACTGCCAGCTGCGCTCACTCCTGATTTTATGATGCGCTTTGAGCCAACCTCGTTTATGTTTTGGCTTGAGATGTTCGGGATTTTTGCCTGTAGCGTTTCAGGAACGGTACTTGCCAAACATCACAAGTTTGATATGTTTGGCTGTATTTTGGTAGCCATGATTACTGCCATCAGTGGTCCTACGGCGCGTGATATTATCCTTGACCGCTATCCGCTGTTTTGGATGGTCAATATGAATTACCTGGTCATTATTACGGTCACCTCCATCGGCTTTCAGATGTTTTGTAACCCAAAAGCGCGTCACGTTGAGCCGCTGCTCAAGCTGTTTGATGGTCTAGCGCTGGCGATTTTTACCTTAATTGGTATTCAAGTGGCGCAAGAAATGGGCGCAAACATTCCGATTTGTATTTTGATGGGTGTACTGAACATTCTGTTCGGTGGCGTCATCCGCGATATGCTTTGTAATGAAATTCCGCTGGTATTGCAGCGCGAAATTTATATCACCGCAGCAATTGTTGGCGGTGTGGTTTATTTTGCCATGCAAGGTTTGGGAATCACTAACTGGGTTACCGAAGCCACCACCATGCTGATTATCTTTGTCATTCGCATGCTTGCGGTTCATTATGACTGGCGTTTTCCGGATATTAGCTTGGTGAAACGACCACAAGTTTAG
- a CDS encoding radical SAM protein yields MTEPLLRTPSIPTTDPEAGLKVTEIFYSLQGEALTSGLPTIFVRLTGCPLRCVYCDTEYAFSGGTRQSLDAILATIESFPCKRICLTGGEPLAQPNAIALMNRLLMAGFEISLETAGALSVADVPPAVSKVMDLKTPSSMEADKNLWSNLDYLTQNDQLKFVIMNRADYEWSRAKLREYNLDKRVGTVWFSPMFNVAEEIDASNLGELAAPEVPVLARQLAEWILDDALPVRFQLQLHKIIWADAKGK; encoded by the coding sequence ATGACTGAGCCATTATTACGAACGCCAAGTATTCCAACCACCGACCCTGAGGCGGGGCTAAAAGTTACCGAGATTTTTTATTCCCTTCAAGGTGAGGCGCTGACCTCGGGGCTGCCAACGATTTTTGTGCGCTTGACGGGCTGCCCGCTTCGCTGTGTTTATTGCGATACCGAGTACGCCTTTAGTGGTGGCACTCGGCAGTCGCTTGATGCGATTTTGGCAACGATTGAAAGCTTCCCTTGCAAGCGTATTTGTTTAACCGGTGGTGAGCCGCTTGCCCAACCAAACGCGATTGCGCTTATGAATCGCTTGCTGATGGCAGGGTTTGAGATTTCGCTTGAGACGGCAGGGGCGCTGTCGGTTGCCGATGTGCCGCCGGCGGTCAGCAAAGTCATGGACCTTAAAACGCCAAGCTCCATGGAAGCGGATAAAAACCTGTGGTCAAATTTGGATTATTTAACTCAAAATGATCAGCTTAAATTTGTCATCATGAACCGCGCCGATTATGAATGGTCGCGTGCCAAATTACGTGAGTACAATTTGGATAAACGCGTTGGCACAGTTTGGTTTTCACCGATGTTTAATGTGGCAGAGGAAATTGACGCGAGCAATTTAGGTGAGTTGGCTGCTCCTGAAGTTCCAGTTTTGGCGCGTCAGCTTGCCGAATGGATTTTGGACGACGCCCTTCCGGTTCGCTTTCAGTTGCAGCTGCATAAAATCATTTGGGCAGATGCCAAAGGCAAATAG
- the uvrB gene encoding excinuclease ABC subunit UvrB, whose amino-acid sequence MRMPEPRSSRQLNQLATQLQGEAEICGVNASGTQISSRAFEMVTDFEPAGDQPQAIKKLVAGINAGMDEQLLLGVTGSGKTYTMAKVIAECQRPTIIMAHNKTLAAQLYGEFKAFFPNNAVEYFVSYYDYYQPEAYVAASDTFIEKDSAINDHIDQMRLSATRALLERRDAIIVASVSSIYGLGDPESYLTMLLHIVVGDRIDRTSMIKRLVELQYTRNELDFGRGTYRLRGETLDIYPAESEQLAVRVQLFDDEVEKITWFDPLTGKTVRSVPRITIYPKSHYVTPRNKLEAASETIRAELEDRLNYFRENNKLIEAQRIKERTQYDLEMIQQLGYCNGIENYSQHLSGRPSGEAPPTLFDYIPPDALLFIDESHVTVSQIGAMYKGDKSRKENLVNYGFRLPSAMDNRPMKFEEWERIKPATIFVTATPAQYELERSEQIVEQVVRPTGLVDPQIEIRPVLTQVDDVLSEIIKRREVDERVLITTLTKRMAEDLTSYLKEYDVKVAYLHSDIDTVERMQIIHELRTGVHDVLVGINLLREGLDMPEVSLVAIFDADKEGFLRSERALIQTIGRAARHLNGKAILYADRITPSMEKAIEETERRREKQIAFNIEHNITPRGARRSITDKIDTGEDLDVNDNQSIAISSSLPDVDVSILRSPDLLAKEIKRLEKQMQQLSRDLKFEEAAKTRDKVLELKAYIVQ is encoded by the coding sequence ATGAGAATGCCAGAACCACGGTCGTCACGACAGTTAAATCAGCTTGCCACCCAATTGCAAGGGGAGGCAGAAATTTGCGGGGTCAATGCCTCAGGAACGCAAATCTCAAGCCGCGCTTTTGAGATGGTGACCGACTTTGAGCCGGCAGGAGACCAGCCGCAAGCCATTAAAAAGCTGGTTGCTGGCATCAATGCAGGTATGGATGAGCAGCTTTTGCTTGGGGTGACGGGGTCGGGGAAAACCTACACCATGGCAAAGGTGATTGCTGAATGTCAACGCCCAACCATCATTATGGCGCACAATAAAACGCTTGCCGCTCAGCTTTATGGGGAGTTTAAGGCGTTTTTTCCGAACAATGCGGTGGAGTATTTCGTCAGCTATTACGACTATTATCAGCCCGAAGCTTACGTTGCCGCAAGTGATACCTTTATCGAAAAAGACAGCGCGATTAATGATCATATTGACCAGATGCGCCTGTCAGCCACAAGGGCGCTGCTTGAGCGCCGAGATGCCATTATTGTTGCGTCCGTGTCCTCAATTTATGGTTTGGGCGACCCCGAAAGTTATTTAACCATGCTTTTGCACATTGTCGTTGGTGACCGAATTGACAGAACGTCAATGATTAAGCGCTTGGTTGAGCTTCAATATACCCGAAATGAGCTTGATTTTGGTCGCGGGACCTATCGCTTGCGTGGCGAGACGCTCGATATTTACCCTGCTGAATCTGAGCAGCTTGCCGTTCGGGTGCAATTGTTTGATGATGAAGTCGAAAAAATCACTTGGTTTGACCCATTGACCGGAAAAACTGTTCGCAGTGTGCCAAGGATTACCATTTACCCCAAATCGCATTACGTAACCCCGCGCAATAAGCTTGAAGCGGCAAGCGAAACCATCCGCGCAGAGCTTGAAGACCGGCTCAATTATTTTCGTGAAAACAATAAATTGATTGAGGCGCAGCGCATCAAAGAGCGTACCCAATACGACTTGGAAATGATTCAGCAGTTAGGCTATTGTAACGGCATTGAAAACTACTCGCAGCATTTATCAGGGCGACCATCTGGGGAAGCGCCTCCGACCTTGTTTGATTACATTCCGCCCGATGCTTTGCTGTTTATTGACGAATCGCACGTGACGGTATCGCAAATCGGCGCAATGTATAAAGGCGACAAATCGCGAAAAGAAAACCTCGTCAATTATGGCTTTCGCTTGCCAAGCGCCATGGACAACCGACCGATGAAGTTTGAAGAGTGGGAGCGCATCAAGCCTGCGACTATTTTTGTCACCGCGACCCCTGCTCAGTATGAGCTTGAGCGCAGTGAGCAAATCGTTGAGCAAGTCGTTCGCCCAACCGGACTTGTGGATCCTCAGATTGAAATCCGCCCCGTTTTAACCCAAGTTGATGATGTGCTGTCCGAAATCATCAAACGCCGCGAAGTTGATGAGCGGGTGTTAATCACCACGTTAACCAAACGCATGGCAGAGGACTTAACCAGCTATCTAAAAGAATATGATGTCAAAGTGGCGTATTTGCACTCGGACATTGACACCGTTGAGCGGATGCAAATCATTCACGAACTGCGAACCGGCGTCCATGATGTGTTGGTGGGCATTAACCTGCTTCGTGAAGGTTTAGATATGCCTGAGGTGTCGCTGGTGGCGATATTTGATGCCGACAAAGAGGGCTTTTTGCGCTCGGAGCGGGCATTGATTCAGACCATTGGTCGCGCCGCGCGTCATTTAAACGGTAAAGCCATTTTGTACGCTGACCGCATCACCCCAAGTATGGAAAAAGCGATTGAAGAAACTGAGCGCCGCCGCGAAAAGCAAATTGCCTTTAACATCGAGCACAACATCACCCCGCGCGGCGCTCGCCGAAGCATCACCGATAAGATTGACACCGGTGAAGATTTGGACGTTAACGACAACCAAAGCATTGCCATTAGCAGCAGCTTGCCGGACGTTGACGTCAGTATTTTGCGAAGTCCGGACTTGCTAGCTAAAGAAATCAAGCGCTTAGAAAAACAAATGCAGCAGCTGTCACGCGATTTAAAGTTTGAAGAAGCCGCTAAAACCCGTGATAAAGTGCTTGAGCTAAAGGCTTATATCGTCCAGTAA